From Alkalibacter saccharofermentans DSM 14828, the proteins below share one genomic window:
- a CDS encoding FeoA family protein gives MTIIDLKPGQSGEILELELDRKMKNKLMEMGMTPGTSVKFVRTAPLGDPINIKVRGFNLGIRRAVAQNIILK, from the coding sequence ATGACGATTATCGACTTGAAACCAGGACAATCGGGAGAGATATTAGAACTGGAACTGGATAGAAAAATGAAAAATAAATTGATGGAAATGGGGATGACTCCGGGTACTTCTGTCAAGTTTGTCAGGACTGCTCCTTTGGGAGATCCCATAAATATTAAAGTAAGAGGATTCAATCTTGGAATCAGAAGAGCAGTGGCACAAAACATAATCTTAAAATAG
- the feoB gene encoding ferrous iron transport protein B: protein MGTTYALTGNPNSGKTTIFNELTGSAQYVGNWSGVTVEKKEGNIRNTGVHIVDLPGIYSMSSSSIDEIIAMNYIVQDKPDGILNVVSASNLERNLYLTLQILEMNVPVVIILNMMDEVKRRNMDVDIKKLGDILGTKIISTGSNDRSELKKIKHIVDEDNKSIFERFSYFSKDIIEAVDDISKAVSKSDLESGIDAKWLALKILEKDQEVLSALKDIDEGLLKKGEELKEELEAKYNEDIKHLLAKQRYAFLSLTAKKVIKDTEGNLEKETLTEKLDKYLTHRILSIPIFLGIMWLIYYITITGLGDMTIGFMEWLIGDFITGAAESGLAWIGASEMVESLVVDGIIGGVGAVLVFVPQIMILFFFISILEDSGYMARIAFMMDRVFKKFGLSGKSIIPMLVGSGCSVPGIMATRTLENERDRKLTIILTPFISCGAKMPVYLLFASAFFASSAHWVVFSLYVLGIGIAMASGMLLSKLRYKGEESGFLLELPPYRIPALKSVAIHMWDKGKDFLIRAGTVIFAASVILWFAQSFDFSFSHVADPSQSILAIFGKAIAPVFIPLGFGDWITSVAFITGFAAKEIVISTLSVLHGVGEGALVTSLRGLYTPLSAYSFMVFILLASPCFAAISVMKKELNSWKETGFAVLYQTGTAYLMAMAVYQIGSLFF from the coding sequence ATGGGTACGACCTATGCTTTGACAGGAAACCCAAACTCGGGTAAAACGACAATTTTCAATGAGCTTACCGGATCAGCTCAGTATGTAGGAAACTGGAGTGGAGTTACAGTTGAAAAAAAGGAAGGAAACATTAGGAATACAGGCGTTCACATAGTGGACCTTCCCGGAATATATTCAATGTCATCGTCTTCCATTGACGAGATAATTGCCATGAATTACATCGTTCAAGACAAGCCTGATGGAATACTCAATGTAGTCAGCGCTTCAAATCTCGAAAGAAATCTATATCTAACCCTCCAAATTCTAGAGATGAATGTCCCTGTAGTCATCATATTAAATATGATGGATGAAGTGAAAAGGAGAAATATGGATGTCGATATTAAAAAACTTGGCGACATATTGGGCACTAAAATCATTTCTACAGGATCCAATGACAGAAGCGAGTTAAAAAAAATAAAACATATTGTTGATGAAGACAATAAAAGTATATTTGAAAGATTCTCTTATTTTTCTAAAGATATAATCGAAGCTGTCGACGATATTTCAAAAGCTGTATCAAAGTCGGATTTAGAATCCGGAATTGACGCCAAATGGTTGGCTCTAAAGATTTTGGAAAAGGATCAGGAAGTATTAAGTGCTTTAAAAGACATCGATGAGGGTCTTTTAAAAAAAGGTGAAGAATTAAAAGAAGAACTTGAAGCAAAATACAATGAAGACATTAAGCATTTGCTTGCCAAACAAAGGTACGCTTTTTTAAGTTTAACTGCAAAAAAAGTTATAAAGGATACGGAAGGCAACCTGGAAAAGGAGACCCTGACTGAAAAGCTGGATAAGTATCTGACTCACAGGATACTGTCCATACCGATTTTTTTAGGAATCATGTGGCTGATTTATTATATAACCATTACAGGCCTGGGAGATATGACCATTGGATTTATGGAATGGCTGATTGGAGACTTCATAACTGGAGCAGCGGAATCGGGATTGGCTTGGATCGGAGCTTCAGAGATGGTAGAAAGCCTGGTTGTTGACGGGATCATCGGAGGAGTGGGAGCCGTTCTTGTATTTGTGCCTCAAATCATGATATTGTTTTTCTTTATATCAATTCTCGAAGACAGCGGATATATGGCTAGGATAGCATTTATGATGGATAGAGTTTTTAAGAAGTTCGGGTTATCCGGAAAATCTATTATTCCGATGCTGGTAGGCTCGGGTTGTTCAGTGCCTGGGATAATGGCTACCAGAACACTTGAAAACGAGAGAGACAGAAAACTGACGATAATTTTGACGCCTTTTATATCCTGTGGAGCTAAAATGCCGGTTTATCTTTTGTTTGCCAGTGCCTTTTTTGCTTCAAGCGCTCACTGGGTGGTGTTTTCCCTTTATGTCTTGGGCATAGGGATCGCCATGGCCTCAGGGATGCTTTTGTCAAAACTTAGATACAAAGGTGAGGAATCAGGGTTTTTGTTGGAGCTTCCGCCCTATAGGATACCCGCTCTAAAAAGCGTGGCAATTCACATGTGGGATAAGGGAAAGGACTTTTTGATACGAGCGGGAACGGTGATATTTGCAGCTTCTGTTATACTGTGGTTCGCCCAATCCTTTGATTTTTCATTTTCCCATGTGGCAGATCCATCTCAAAGCATCCTGGCTATATTCGGAAAAGCGATTGCCCCGGTTTTTATCCCTCTAGGATTTGGAGACTGGATAACCTCGGTTGCATTCATAACCGGCTTTGCAGCTAAGGAAATTGTGATAAGTACGCTAAGCGTGCTTCATGGAGTGGGTGAAGGAGCTCTCGTTACATCATTGAGGGGCCTGTACACTCCCCTAAGCGCTTATTCATTCATGGTTTTTATACTGCTGGCATCACCGTGCTTTGCAGCTATAAGTGTTATGAAAAAGGAGCTTAATTCGTGGAAGGAAACCGGTTTTGCCGTCTTGTACCAAACTGGTACGGCTTATTTGATGGCAATGGCTGTATACCAGATAGGCAGCTTGTTTTTTTAA
- the uvrC gene encoding excinuclease ABC subunit UvrC, with product MINEKLKDLPDKPGVYLMKNSENQIIYVGKAKNLKNRVKQYFQKNSSHGLKVLSMVRNIEDFEIIVTDNEIEALILEYNLIKKHRPRYNILLKDDKSYPYIKVTLNEQYPRVMMTRNVKKDGGRYFGPYTSASAVKQTVEAIHQTYKLKVCNKKFDNGNNNQRPCLNYYIHRCPGVCTGTVDRDEYMRSVGEIIEILKGKDKIIVDKLSRDMAEASVKLDFETAAKLRDQIQGIKAIGEKQKIILDIYSDQDVVNYTAEGKDICIQVFNIRDGKMLGRETHMIELDASGEDVLNQFVKQFYHSRSMIPKEIIIPQDIEDRETIETWLREKKGSKVSITVPFKGDKKKLLSMVEENAKIALFEHLNKKFNKNQAESFCGKWLVENLGLSEYPQRIESYDISNISGKDAVGGMVVFQGFKSDKKAYRRFRIKSVEGQDDFASTQEIIFRRIERGLREMGKKEDKSSFLPFPQVILLDGGLGHLNAAKKIVDMYDLDITLCGMVKNDKHKLEKLVIERGVVEIPPATPIYYFLNEISEEVHRFAVEYHRKLRSDGLKVSELSKIQGIGHKRQRLLLEHFRSLEKIKRADLNELKKVKGIDSRTAESIYQYFKKDSNNADSDKNKEEEAH from the coding sequence ATGATCAACGAAAAACTAAAAGACTTGCCGGACAAGCCGGGAGTCTACTTGATGAAGAACTCAGAAAATCAAATAATATATGTAGGCAAGGCAAAAAATCTTAAGAACAGGGTGAAGCAGTATTTTCAGAAAAACAGCTCCCATGGCCTTAAAGTGTTGTCGATGGTCAGGAACATAGAAGATTTTGAGATTATAGTAACGGATAATGAGATTGAGGCATTGATCCTTGAGTACAATCTGATAAAAAAGCATCGCCCAAGATACAATATACTCTTGAAAGATGACAAATCATATCCGTACATCAAGGTCACTCTTAACGAACAATATCCCAGGGTTATGATGACTAGAAATGTCAAGAAGGATGGAGGACGGTATTTTGGACCATACACCAGTGCTTCTGCTGTTAAACAGACAGTGGAAGCCATCCATCAAACTTATAAGCTCAAGGTATGCAATAAAAAATTTGACAACGGCAACAACAACCAAAGGCCATGCCTAAATTACTACATCCACAGGTGTCCAGGGGTATGTACCGGAACAGTAGATAGGGATGAGTACATGAGAAGCGTTGGTGAAATCATAGAAATACTTAAGGGAAAAGACAAAATAATCGTAGACAAGCTGAGCAGAGACATGGCAGAAGCATCAGTTAAACTGGACTTTGAAACAGCTGCAAAGCTTAGAGATCAAATCCAGGGAATAAAAGCAATAGGTGAAAAGCAGAAAATAATTTTAGACATATATTCCGACCAGGATGTGGTAAACTACACTGCGGAAGGTAAAGATATATGCATACAAGTGTTTAATATTAGAGATGGGAAAATGCTTGGTAGAGAAACTCATATGATAGAGCTGGACGCATCTGGAGAAGACGTCCTGAACCAATTTGTAAAACAGTTTTACCACAGTCGTTCCATGATTCCAAAAGAGATAATTATACCACAGGATATAGAAGACAGAGAGACCATCGAAACCTGGCTCAGAGAGAAAAAGGGATCAAAGGTCAGTATAACTGTTCCATTCAAGGGAGACAAAAAGAAACTCTTGTCCATGGTGGAAGAGAATGCCAAGATCGCGCTGTTTGAGCACCTCAACAAGAAATTCAATAAAAATCAAGCTGAAAGCTTTTGCGGAAAATGGCTTGTAGAAAACCTAGGTTTGTCAGAATATCCCCAGAGGATAGAATCTTATGATATTTCCAACATAAGCGGAAAAGATGCCGTTGGTGGAATGGTGGTATTTCAAGGGTTCAAGTCGGACAAAAAGGCGTATAGAAGATTTAGGATAAAGTCTGTCGAAGGTCAGGATGACTTTGCAAGCACTCAAGAAATAATCTTCAGAAGGATCGAAAGAGGCCTGAGGGAAATGGGAAAAAAAGAAGACAAGTCAAGTTTTCTGCCCTTTCCCCAAGTCATACTCCTCGACGGAGGACTTGGGCATTTGAATGCGGCGAAGAAGATAGTCGACATGTATGATTTAGATATAACCCTTTGCGGCATGGTGAAAAACGACAAGCACAAGCTTGAAAAGCTTGTAATAGAAAGGGGAGTGGTAGAGATACCGCCAGCAACTCCCATATACTATTTTTTAAATGAAATCTCCGAAGAGGTACACAGGTTCGCCGTTGAATATCATAGAAAACTTAGAAGCGACGGGCTTAAAGTTTCAGAACTGTCCAAAATACAGGGGATAGGTCATAAGCGTCAACGGCTTCTATTAGAACACTTCAGAAGCCTGGAAAAAATAAAAAGAGCAGATTTGAACGAGCTTAAGAAAGTTAAAGGAATCGACAGCAGAACAGCTGAGTCGATATATCAGTATTTTAAAAAGGATTCAAATAATGCGGATAGTGACAAAAATAAAGAGGAGGAAGC
- a CDS encoding FeoB-associated Cys-rich membrane protein: MGDLMILIPVLVLTGYILVRGFKNVKKGECSCSQGCSTCGEMDSCNDIKDKT, translated from the coding sequence ATGGGTGATTTGATGATACTAATACCCGTTTTGGTTCTTACCGGGTATATATTAGTAAGAGGCTTTAAGAATGTTAAAAAAGGAGAGTGCAGCTGTTCACAAGGGTGTTCAACCTGCGGCGAGATGGATAGCTGCAACGACATAAAGGATAAAACATAA
- a CDS encoding glycerophosphodiester phosphodiesterase produces the protein MTLVIAHRGASGYAPENTFASFEKALELNSDGIELDVHMTKDNRLVVIHDFTLKRTTGEKGRIKDFDYSDIKNLDAGSWFSDAYKHQQIPELIKVLEFLKTEDILINIEIKAGSRLYPYIEENLLEEISRISVKGKFLISSFDHHGIKRLKSLDPKIKTGVLSGSSMIDPCRYSREFVGADAYHPHYKTVDKDLIEESLKHHMPLNVYTVNRRRDAKKLADLNVNSIITNFPDKVMEALKGFSL, from the coding sequence TTGACTTTGGTAATAGCCCATCGTGGTGCTAGCGGTTATGCACCGGAAAACACATTTGCTTCTTTTGAGAAAGCTCTTGAATTAAATAGCGACGGCATCGAGCTAGATGTGCACATGACAAAGGATAACCGGCTTGTGGTCATCCACGATTTTACTTTAAAGAGAACAACCGGCGAAAAGGGGCGCATCAAGGATTTTGATTACAGCGATATTAAAAACCTCGATGCCGGCAGTTGGTTTTCTGATGCATATAAGCATCAACAGATTCCTGAACTCATAAAAGTTTTGGAATTTCTTAAAACTGAGGATATTCTAATAAACATAGAAATCAAAGCCGGTAGCAGGTTGTATCCGTATATAGAAGAAAATCTTTTAGAAGAAATTTCCCGCATTTCAGTCAAAGGTAAGTTTCTCATATCTTCCTTCGACCATCACGGCATCAAGAGACTTAAATCTCTTGACCCTAAAATCAAAACGGGAGTATTGAGCGGATCCTCCATGATAGATCCTTGCAGGTACTCACGGGAATTTGTGGGTGCCGATGCATATCATCCACATTATAAAACTGTGGATAAAGATTTAATCGAGGAGAGTTTAAAGCATCATATGCCACTTAATGTCTACACGGTAAACCGGCGGAGGGATGCAAAAAAACTTGCAGATTTAAACGTCAATTCAATTATCACCAATTTTCCTGACAAGGTCATGGAAGCATTAAAGGGGTTTAGTTTATGA